One window of the Pseudomonas lurida genome contains the following:
- a CDS encoding dihydrolipoamide acetyltransferase family protein has product MGTHVIKMPDIGEGIAEVELSVWHVKVGDLVVEDQVLADVMTDKAMVDIPSPVHGKVISLGGEPGEVMAVGSILISIEVEGAGNTKDAPVAAEAVKTAPAPVVEAKPAPAPAPAPAPVSKPAPAVAAQAPVAREADERPLASPAVRKHALDAGIALRLVQGSGPAGRILHEDLDAYLLQGPTPTKTAANPYAERNDEEQIPVIGMRRKIAQRMQDATRRAAHFSYVEEIDVTALDELRVHLNEKHGATRGKLTLLPFIVRAMVVALRDFPQINARYDDEAQVITRLGAVHVGVATQSDVGLMVPVVRHAEARSLWGNAEEIARLATAARNGKASRDELSGSTITLTSLGALGGIVSTPVLNLPEVAIVGVNRIVERPMVIKGQIVVRKMMNLSSSFDHRVVDGMDAAQFIQAIRGLLEQPASLFLE; this is encoded by the coding sequence ATGGGCACGCACGTTATCAAGATGCCAGACATTGGCGAAGGCATCGCTGAAGTTGAACTGTCGGTGTGGCATGTGAAGGTTGGCGACCTCGTGGTTGAAGACCAGGTGCTGGCGGATGTCATGACCGACAAGGCGATGGTGGACATTCCCTCGCCAGTGCACGGCAAGGTCATTTCCCTCGGCGGCGAGCCGGGCGAAGTCATGGCCGTGGGCAGTATTCTGATCAGCATCGAAGTGGAAGGCGCAGGCAATACCAAGGACGCGCCCGTGGCTGCTGAAGCAGTGAAAACTGCGCCAGCGCCGGTCGTTGAAGCCAAGCCAGCACCCGCACCTGCACCTGCACCTGCACCTGTGAGCAAACCCGCGCCGGCCGTAGCCGCCCAAGCCCCCGTGGCACGCGAGGCCGACGAGCGGCCCCTGGCCTCCCCCGCCGTGCGCAAGCATGCGCTGGACGCTGGTATTGCGTTGCGCCTGGTCCAGGGCTCCGGCCCGGCCGGCCGGATTCTGCACGAAGACCTGGACGCTTACTTGCTCCAGGGTCCAACGCCAACCAAAACCGCTGCCAACCCCTACGCCGAACGCAACGACGAAGAACAGATCCCGGTGATCGGCATGCGCCGCAAGATCGCCCAGCGCATGCAGGACGCCACCCGGCGCGCCGCGCACTTCAGCTATGTGGAAGAAATCGACGTCACTGCTCTGGACGAACTGCGCGTGCACCTCAATGAGAAACACGGCGCCACGCGTGGCAAGCTGACCCTGCTGCCGTTCATCGTACGCGCCATGGTCGTGGCGTTGCGGGACTTCCCGCAGATCAATGCGCGCTACGACGACGAAGCGCAGGTCATCACCCGCCTTGGCGCGGTGCACGTGGGCGTCGCCACCCAGAGTGATGTGGGCTTGATGGTGCCGGTGGTGCGCCACGCCGAAGCTCGCAGCCTGTGGGGCAATGCCGAGGAAATCGCACGCTTGGCCACCGCGGCGCGCAACGGCAAGGCCAGCCGTGACGAGCTGTCCGGCTCGACGATCACCCTGACCAGCCTGGGCGCACTTGGCGGCATCGTTAGCACGCCCGTGCTGAACCTGCCGGAAGTGGCCATCGTGGGCGTCAACCGCATCGTCGAACGGCCAATGGTGATCAAGGGCCAAATTGTAGTGCGCAAGATGATGAACCTCTCCAGTTCCTTCGATCACCGGGTGGTCGATGGCATGGACGCGGCGCAATTCATCCAGGCCATTCGCGGCCTGCTCGAACAACCCGCCAGCCTGTTCCTGGAGTAA
- the lpdA gene encoding dihydrolipoyl dehydrogenase: protein MTQTLHTTLLIIGGGPGGYVAAIRAGQLGIPTVLVEGQALGGTCLNIGCIPSKALIHVAEQFQQTIHHSQGSHLGIEVDVPTLDIRKSVEWKDGIVDRLTTGVAALLKKHKVQVIHGWAKVVDGKTVDVGDQRIQCEHLLLATGSKSVNLPMLPIGGPIISSTEALAPTRVPKRLIVVGGGYIGLELGIAYRKLGADVSVVEAQDRILPAYDAELTQPVNESLKQLGVKLYLKHSVTGFADNKLQVRDPNGDTLSLDTDQVLVAVGRKPNTQGWNLEALNLEMNGAAIKIDSRCQTSMRNVWAIGDLSGEPMLAHRAMAQGEMVAELISGKSREFNPAAIPAVCFTDPELVVVGKTPDEAKAAGLDCIVSSFPFAANGRAMTLESKTGFVRVVARRDNHLIVGWQAVGVGVSELSTAFGLCLEMGSRLEDVAGTVHAHPTLGEAVQEAALRALGHALHL from the coding sequence ATGACTCAAACATTGCACACCACCCTGCTGATCATCGGCGGCGGCCCTGGCGGTTACGTGGCCGCCATTCGCGCCGGCCAACTGGGCATCCCGACCGTCCTGGTGGAAGGCCAGGCGTTGGGCGGTACCTGCCTGAATATCGGCTGCATTCCGTCCAAGGCCTTGATCCATGTGGCCGAACAGTTCCAGCAAACCATTCATCACAGCCAGGGCTCGCACCTGGGCATCGAAGTGGATGTGCCGACCCTGGACATCCGCAAGAGCGTGGAATGGAAAGACGGCATCGTCGATCGCCTGACCACTGGCGTCGCTGCGCTGCTGAAGAAACACAAGGTGCAGGTGATCCACGGTTGGGCCAAGGTTGTCGACGGCAAGACCGTCGATGTTGGCGACCAGCGCATCCAGTGCGAACACCTATTGCTGGCCACCGGCTCGAAAAGCGTCAACCTGCCGATGCTGCCGATTGGCGGGCCGATCATCTCGTCCACCGAAGCTCTGGCCCCCACTCGAGTGCCCAAGCGCTTGATCGTGGTGGGTGGCGGCTACATCGGCCTGGAGTTGGGGATTGCGTACCGCAAGCTCGGCGCCGACGTCAGCGTGGTCGAGGCCCAGGACCGCATCTTGCCAGCCTATGACGCCGAATTGACCCAGCCGGTGAACGAATCCCTCAAGCAACTGGGGGTGAAGCTGTACCTCAAGCACAGCGTCACTGGTTTTGCGGATAACAAGCTGCAGGTACGTGATCCAAACGGCGACACGTTGTCGCTGGACACAGACCAGGTGCTGGTCGCCGTGGGACGCAAACCCAACACCCAGGGCTGGAACCTCGAGGCGCTGAACCTGGAAATGAACGGTGCGGCGATCAAGATCGACAGCCGCTGCCAGACCAGCATGCGCAACGTGTGGGCCATCGGCGACCTGAGCGGCGAGCCGATGCTGGCCCACCGAGCCATGGCCCAGGGTGAAATGGTCGCCGAACTGATCAGCGGCAAGTCCCGCGAATTCAACCCGGCAGCGATCCCGGCGGTGTGCTTTACCGACCCGGAACTGGTGGTGGTCGGCAAGACACCGGATGAAGCCAAGGCGGCCGGCCTGGACTGCATCGTGTCGAGTTTCCCGTTCGCCGCCAATGGCCGGGCCATGACCCTGGAGTCCAAGACCGGCTTCGTACGGGTGGTGGCACGCCGTGACAACCACCTGATCGTCGGCTGGCAAGCCGTGGGGGTGGGTGTTTCGGAGCTGTCCACCGCGTTCGGCCTGTGCCTGGAAATGGGTTCGCGCCTGGAGGACGTGGCCGGCACTGTCCACGCCCACCCGACCCTAGGAGAGGCTGTGCAGGAAGCCGCCTTAAGGGCTTTGGGGCACGCGTTGCACCTGTAA
- a CDS encoding branched-chain amino acid aminotransferase — protein sequence MGNESINWDKLGFDYIKTDKRFLQVWKNGEWQAGTLTDDNVLHISEGSTALHYGQQCFEGLKAYRCKDGSINLFRPDQNAARMQRSCARLLMPHVSTEDFIDACKQVVKANERFIPPYGSGGALYLRPFVIGTGDNIGVRTAPEFIFSVFAIPVGAYFKGGLVPHNFQISTFDRAAPQGTGAAKVGGNYAASLMPGAEAKKSGFADAIYLDPMTHSKIEEVGSANFFGITHDNQFITPKSPSVLPGITRLSLIELAKTRLGLDVVEGEVFIDKLDQFKEAGACGTAAVISPIGGIQYNGKLHVFHSETEVGPITQKLYKELTGVQTGDVEAPAGWIVKV from the coding sequence ATGGGTAACGAAAGCATCAATTGGGACAAGCTGGGTTTTGACTACATCAAGACCGACAAGCGGTTTCTCCAAGTCTGGAAAAACGGCGAATGGCAAGCCGGCACCCTGACCGACGATAACGTGCTGCACATCAGCGAGGGCTCAACCGCCCTGCACTATGGCCAGCAATGCTTCGAAGGCCTCAAGGCCTACCGCTGCAAGGACGGCTCGATCAACCTGTTCCGCCCGGACCAGAACGCCGCCCGCATGCAGCGCAGCTGCGCACGCCTGCTGATGCCGCATGTGTCGACCGAAGACTTCATCGACGCGTGCAAACAAGTGGTCAAGGCCAACGAGCGCTTCATCCCGCCGTACGGCAGCGGCGGTGCGCTGTACCTGCGCCCGTTCGTGATCGGCACCGGTGACAACATCGGCGTGCGTACCGCGCCGGAGTTCATCTTCTCCGTGTTCGCCATCCCGGTCGGCGCCTACTTCAAGGGCGGCCTGGTGCCTCACAACTTCCAGATCTCCACCTTCGACCGTGCCGCGCCACAAGGCACCGGTGCCGCCAAGGTCGGTGGCAACTATGCTGCCAGCCTGATGCCAGGTGCCGAAGCGAAAAAATCCGGTTTCGCCGACGCGATCTACCTGGACCCGATGACCCACTCGAAAATCGAAGAAGTCGGCTCGGCCAACTTCTTCGGGATCACCCACGACAACCAGTTCATCACGCCGAAGTCGCCTTCGGTACTGCCAGGCATCACCCGCCTGTCGTTGATCGAACTGGCCAAGACCCGCCTGGGCCTGGACGTGGTCGAGGGCGAAGTGTTCATCGACAAGCTGGACCAGTTCAAGGAAGCCGGTGCCTGCGGGACCGCTGCAGTGATCTCACCGATCGGCGGCATCCAGTACAACGGCAAGCTGCACGTGTTCCACAGCGAGACCGAAGTCGGCCCGATCACCCAAAAGCTCTACAAGGAGCTGACCGGTGTGCAGACCGGCGACGTCGAAGCGCCAGCAGGCTGGATCGTCAAGGTATAA
- a CDS encoding GNAT family acetyltransferase, producing MSTAVRIAQTADAEGISQVILAALHSSNARDYPPDVIARVAANFTPDAVLALLQRRVVLVAVQERVIVATAALDANVVRSVFVNPALQGQGIGRLLMIEIELRAREAGVTVLSVPSSLTAEPFYAKLGFHTVRDVYHGNERTLVMEKALLSRHPIGPYRDRQHRAQVVALWQEAFGYDTAHNLPTLAIDKKLAVNDGLFFVATDKKTVVGTILAGYDGHRGWLYSVAVHADYRRHGLGSSLVRHAEQALTALGCMKVNLQITSGNDGVAGFYEALGYGVEPRISMGKKIVGNIPTQS from the coding sequence ATGTCGACCGCTGTTCGTATTGCCCAAACCGCCGATGCCGAGGGGATCAGCCAGGTCATCCTGGCGGCTCTGCATAGCAGCAATGCGCGGGATTATCCGCCGGATGTGATTGCGCGGGTCGCCGCTAACTTCACGCCGGACGCGGTGTTGGCGTTGCTCCAGCGCCGCGTGGTGCTGGTGGCGGTTCAGGAGCGAGTGATCGTCGCCACCGCTGCCCTCGACGCCAATGTGGTGCGCTCGGTGTTCGTCAACCCGGCGCTGCAAGGGCAGGGTATTGGTCGGCTATTGATGATCGAGATTGAACTGCGTGCCCGCGAAGCGGGAGTGACGGTGTTGAGTGTGCCGTCTTCGCTGACCGCCGAACCGTTCTACGCCAAGCTGGGGTTTCACACCGTGCGCGACGTCTACCACGGCAACGAGCGTACGTTGGTGATGGAGAAAGCGCTGCTGTCCCGTCACCCCATCGGGCCGTATCGCGACCGTCAGCACCGGGCGCAGGTGGTAGCGTTATGGCAAGAGGCGTTTGGCTATGACACGGCGCATAACCTGCCAACGCTGGCGATTGATAAAAAGCTGGCCGTCAACGATGGGCTGTTTTTCGTCGCGACTGATAAAAAAACCGTTGTCGGTACGATTCTGGCCGGCTATGACGGCCATCGCGGTTGGCTGTATTCGGTGGCGGTGCATGCGGACTATCGGCGTCATGGCCTGGGTTCGTCGCTGGTGCGGCATGCGGAACAGGCATTGACGGCGCTGGGCTGCATGAAGGTCAACCTGCAGATCACCAGTGGCAATGACGGGGTGGCGGGGTTCTATGAGGCGTTGGGGTATGGGGTGGAGCCGAGGATTAGTATGGGAAAGAAGATTGTTGGGAATATTCCGACTCAATCCTGA
- a CDS encoding ornithine cyclodeaminase, with protein sequence MTRYIDVNDLCYLVSQKGLQTCITEMAEYIRADYLRWQDFEKCARLANHSPDGVIELMPVSDASLYAFKYVNGHPKNTLAGMLTVMAFGALGDVDTGLPVMLAEMTLTTAIRTAATSALVARYMARDNSRSMALIGNGSQSEFQALAFHAMLGINEIRLFDIDAKATAKLAANLKAFPAITVILAGSVAEAVKGADIVTTVTADKAYATILTDDMIEPGMHLNAVGGDCPGKTELDRRIVERARVIVEYEPQSRIEGEIQHMPEDSPVTELWQVINGQKPGRENARQVTLFDSVGFAIEDYSALRYVLDVAEALGIGSELELVPDLADPKDLFARLAQSPVAQQKKRA encoded by the coding sequence ATGACCCGCTATATCGACGTCAACGACCTCTGCTATCTGGTCTCGCAAAAAGGCCTGCAAACCTGCATCACTGAAATGGCCGAGTACATCCGCGCCGACTACCTGCGCTGGCAGGATTTCGAAAAATGCGCGCGACTGGCCAACCACTCGCCGGACGGCGTGATCGAGCTGATGCCGGTATCCGACGCCTCGCTGTATGCGTTCAAATACGTCAACGGCCACCCGAAAAACACCCTGGCCGGCATGCTGACCGTGATGGCGTTCGGCGCACTGGGCGATGTCGACACAGGCCTGCCGGTAATGCTGGCGGAAATGACCCTGACCACCGCGATTCGCACAGCTGCCACTTCGGCGCTGGTCGCCCGCTACATGGCCCGCGACAACAGCCGCAGCATGGCGCTGATCGGCAACGGCTCGCAGAGCGAATTCCAGGCCCTGGCTTTCCACGCCATGCTCGGCATCAATGAGATCCGCCTGTTCGATATCGACGCCAAGGCCACCGCCAAACTGGCAGCCAACCTCAAGGCCTTCCCTGCGATCACGGTGATCCTGGCCGGCAGCGTGGCCGAAGCGGTCAAAGGCGCCGACATTGTCACCACCGTTACTGCCGACAAGGCCTACGCCACCATCCTCACCGACGACATGATCGAACCCGGCATGCACCTCAATGCCGTCGGGGGCGACTGCCCAGGCAAGACCGAGCTGGACCGACGTATCGTCGAGCGCGCCCGCGTGATCGTCGAATACGAACCACAAAGCCGCATCGAAGGCGAAATCCAGCATATGCCGGAAGACTCGCCGGTGACCGAACTGTGGCAAGTGATCAATGGCCAGAAGCCCGGCCGCGAAAATGCACGCCAGGTCACCCTGTTCGACTCCGTAGGCTTTGCCATCGAGGATTATTCGGCTCTGCGTTATGTGCTGGATGTTGCCGAGGCGCTGGGCATAGGCAGCGAATTGGAGCTCGTCCCAGACCTCGCCGACCCGAAAGATTTGTTTGCCCGCCTGGCCCAATCGCCCGTCGCGCAGCAAAAAAAGCGCGCCTGA
- a CDS encoding Lrp/AsnC family transcriptional regulator has product MDNKANGPYSAPALDRIDEAIIEVLRHQGRITYEKLSSLVHLTPRPCLERVRKLERRGVIRGYGAIIDVQMVSPGLSLLVLVALSNQSGRSAQKAFEACVKACPQVFDCQLISGPFDYSLRMRCRDMEHYRVLSETWLNNDELHIDKLVAHPELAVVKNTATELA; this is encoded by the coding sequence ATGGATAACAAGGCCAACGGACCCTATTCCGCCCCCGCGCTGGACCGCATCGATGAAGCCATCATCGAAGTGCTGCGCCACCAGGGGCGTATCACTTACGAAAAACTCTCGTCGCTGGTGCACCTCACCCCAAGGCCCTGCCTGGAGCGCGTGCGCAAGCTGGAGCGACGCGGGGTGATCCGTGGGTATGGGGCGATCATCGATGTGCAGATGGTTTCGCCGGGGCTCTCGTTACTGGTGCTGGTGGCCTTGTCCAACCAAAGCGGGCGCTCGGCGCAAAAGGCTTTCGAAGCCTGTGTGAAGGCCTGCCCCCAAGTGTTCGACTGCCAATTGATCAGTGGACCGTTTGACTACAGCCTGCGCATGCGCTGCCGGGACATGGAGCATTACCGGGTGCTGAGCGAGACCTGGTTGAACAATGACGAACTGCACATCGATAAGCTGGTGGCGCATCCGGAGTTGGCGGTGGTGAAGAACACCGCCACCGAGTTGGCCTGA
- a CDS encoding TIGR03915 family putative DNA repair protein, which produces MISLECDNLFSTWREQARWLLSHQVDPSQVSWGEAEVADLFATDEPIPEGMGPFQARIPKALVELLESAACYHGEQRWSLLYEVLWRVSHGDRTAMLAGDKLGSELQRRIKQVSREAHHLHAFVRFIALPAGAGPELPEYVAWHEPAHDILKSASQHFIGRMGRHRWMIATPLDGVYYDGEQLIHQRKCPEAWQQLAQNVEDPHSAMWLTYYSHIFNPARLNPKVMEGHLPSRFWKNLPEGKLIPGLISEARTGKQRDGQAKLIGTKPGKKILSGHG; this is translated from the coding sequence ATGATCAGCCTGGAATGCGACAACCTGTTCAGCACCTGGCGCGAACAGGCGCGCTGGCTGCTCAGCCATCAGGTTGACCCCAGCCAGGTGAGCTGGGGAGAGGCAGAAGTGGCGGACCTGTTTGCCACCGACGAACCGATCCCCGAGGGGATGGGTCCGTTCCAGGCACGGATCCCCAAGGCATTGGTCGAACTGCTGGAGTCGGCGGCGTGTTACCACGGCGAGCAGCGCTGGAGCCTGTTGTATGAAGTGTTGTGGCGGGTCAGCCATGGCGACCGCACCGCGATGCTGGCGGGGGACAAGCTGGGCAGCGAGTTGCAGCGGCGAATCAAGCAGGTAAGCCGCGAGGCGCATCACTTGCATGCATTCGTGCGGTTTATCGCGCTGCCGGCCGGGGCAGGGCCGGAGTTGCCCGAATACGTGGCCTGGCATGAGCCGGCCCATGACATCTTGAAGTCCGCCAGTCAGCACTTTATCGGGCGCATGGGGCGTCATCGCTGGATGATCGCCACGCCGTTGGATGGGGTTTACTACGATGGCGAGCAGTTGATTCATCAGCGAAAGTGCCCCGAGGCGTGGCAGCAGCTGGCGCAGAATGTCGAGGACCCGCACAGTGCGATGTGGCTGACCTACTACAGCCATATCTTCAACCCGGCGCGATTGAATCCCAAGGTGATGGAAGGGCATTTGCCAAGTCGGTTCTGGAAGAATCTGCCGGAGGGCAAGCTGATACCGGGGTTGATCAGTGAAGCGCGGACGGGCAAGCAGCGCGATGGGCAGGCGAAGCTGATCGGCACCAAGCCTGGCAAGAAAATATTAAGCGGGCACGGTTAA
- a CDS encoding putative DNA modification/repair radical SAM protein codes for MQLIEKLSILADAAKYDASCASSGAPKRSSEGKAGLGSTDGMGICHSYTPDGRCVSLLKVLLTNFCLYDCQYCVNRRSSDVPRARFSPEEVVTLTLDFYRRNCVSGLFLSSGIIRSSDYTMEQLVRVAKLLREEHDFRGYIHLKTIPDADPALIAEAGRYADRLSVNIELPTEASLHTLAPEKQIVSIKQAMQTIYTGEQTVLNEPRAPRFAPAGQSTQMIVGADDTDDSTILHGAEALYGNFKLRRVYYSAFSPIPNSPKSVPLAAPPLMREHRLYQADFLLRSYGFSANELFEGPGHLALDIDPKLAWALDNRDVFPLDLNRAEPTLIARIPGIGLRTTQRLVDLRRERKIRFEDLARMRCVLAKAKPFFITSDYHPQQADSTSVLLREQLRDRPQPQQMGLWG; via the coding sequence ATGCAGTTGATCGAAAAACTCAGCATTCTCGCCGACGCCGCCAAGTACGACGCTTCCTGTGCGAGCAGTGGCGCGCCCAAGCGCAGCTCCGAGGGCAAGGCGGGGCTGGGTTCCACCGATGGCATGGGCATCTGCCACAGCTATACCCCCGACGGGCGATGCGTGTCATTGCTCAAGGTGTTGCTCACCAACTTCTGTCTCTACGACTGCCAATACTGCGTCAACCGCCGTTCCAGCGACGTGCCCCGCGCGCGTTTCAGCCCGGAGGAGGTGGTGACCCTGACCCTGGATTTCTACCGTCGCAATTGCGTCAGCGGGCTGTTTCTCAGCTCCGGCATCATCCGTTCGTCCGACTACACCATGGAGCAGTTGGTACGCGTGGCCAAGCTCCTGCGCGAAGAGCACGACTTCCGCGGCTATATCCACCTCAAGACCATTCCCGACGCGGACCCGGCGCTCATCGCCGAGGCCGGGCGCTATGCCGACCGGCTGAGCGTGAACATCGAACTGCCCACCGAGGCCAGCCTGCACACCCTGGCGCCTGAGAAACAGATCGTCTCGATCAAGCAGGCCATGCAGACTATCTACACCGGCGAGCAGACCGTGCTCAATGAACCTCGGGCGCCGCGTTTCGCCCCGGCCGGGCAGAGCACGCAGATGATCGTCGGTGCCGACGACACGGATGACAGCACCATCCTCCACGGGGCCGAGGCGTTGTACGGCAACTTCAAGCTGCGCCGCGTGTATTACTCGGCATTCAGTCCTATCCCCAACAGCCCGAAGAGCGTTCCCCTGGCCGCACCGCCGTTGATGCGCGAGCACCGGTTGTACCAGGCTGACTTCCTGTTGCGCAGCTACGGCTTCAGCGCCAATGAACTGTTCGAAGGCCCCGGCCACCTGGCCCTGGACATCGACCCCAAGCTGGCCTGGGCCCTGGATAACCGCGACGTCTTCCCCCTGGACTTGAACCGCGCCGAACCGACCTTGATCGCGCGCATTCCGGGCATTGGTTTGCGCACCACCCAGCGCCTGGTGGACCTGCGTCGTGAACGCAAGATCCGCTTCGAAGACCTGGCGCGCATGCGCTGCGTACTGGCCAAGGCCAAGCCGTTTTTCATCACCAGTGACTACCACCCGCAGCAGGCCGACAGCACCAGCGTGTTGCTGCGCGAACAATTGCGCGACCGTCCTCAGCCCCAGCAAATGGGGTTGTGGGGATGA
- a CDS encoding lysine N(6)-hydroxylase/L-ornithine N(5)-oxygenase family protein yields MTQAIASPAVHDLIGIGFGPSNLALAIALQEREKAQGKLDVLFLDKQADYRWHGNTLVTQSELQISFLKDLVTLRNPTSPYSFVNYLKAHDRLVDFINLGTFYPCRMEYNDYLRWVAGQFQAQAHYGEEVLAIEPILHQQQVEALRVISRDAVGEQHVRTTRSVVVSAGGTPRIPEAFKALKGDGRVFHHSQYLERMATQPCVEGKAMRIAIIGGGQSAAEAFIDLNDSFPSVQVDMILRGSALKPADDSPFVNEVFSPAFTDLVFQQEGAERERLVAEYQNTNYSVVDLDLIERIYGIFYRQKVSGIVRQAFRTMTVVEKATPGPLGIELVLRNNANGDTSVNHYDAVILATGYERQTHRALLAPLEDYLGDFEVARDYRIVTDERCNAGIYIQGFSQASHGLSDTLLSVLPIRADEIAASLYALDRGRGKGRSVQDLLLATAS; encoded by the coding sequence ATGACACAGGCAATTGCTTCGCCCGCGGTTCACGACCTGATCGGTATCGGTTTCGGCCCTTCGAACCTGGCGCTGGCCATCGCCCTGCAGGAGCGCGAAAAGGCCCAGGGCAAACTGGACGTGCTGTTTCTCGACAAACAGGCCGACTACCGCTGGCACGGCAATACCCTGGTGACCCAGAGCGAACTGCAGATCTCGTTCCTCAAGGACTTGGTGACCCTGCGTAATCCCACCAGCCCGTACTCCTTCGTCAATTACCTGAAAGCCCACGACCGCCTGGTGGACTTCATCAACCTGGGCACCTTTTACCCGTGCCGCATGGAGTACAACGATTACCTGCGCTGGGTCGCCGGGCAGTTCCAGGCCCAGGCCCACTATGGCGAAGAAGTGCTGGCCATCGAGCCGATCCTGCATCAGCAGCAGGTTGAAGCATTGCGCGTGATTTCCCGCGATGCCGTGGGCGAGCAGCATGTGCGCACCACCCGGTCAGTGGTGGTCAGCGCTGGCGGCACGCCGCGCATTCCCGAAGCCTTCAAGGCACTCAAGGGTGACGGCCGAGTGTTCCACCACTCCCAATACCTGGAACGCATGGCCACGCAGCCGTGTGTCGAGGGCAAGGCCATGCGCATCGCCATCATCGGCGGTGGCCAAAGTGCGGCCGAAGCCTTTATCGACCTGAACGACAGCTTCCCTTCGGTGCAGGTCGACATGATCCTGCGCGGTTCGGCGCTCAAGCCCGCGGATGACAGCCCGTTCGTCAACGAAGTGTTCTCGCCGGCCTTTACCGACCTGGTGTTCCAGCAAGAGGGTGCCGAGCGCGAGCGCCTGGTCGCCGAATACCAGAACACCAACTATTCGGTGGTCGACCTGGACCTGATCGAGCGCATCTACGGCATCTTCTACCGCCAGAAAGTCTCGGGCATCGTCCGCCAGGCGTTCCGCACCATGACGGTGGTCGAGAAGGCCACTCCAGGCCCGCTGGGCATCGAACTGGTGCTGCGCAACAACGCCAATGGCGACACCAGCGTCAATCATTACGACGCGGTGATCCTGGCCACCGGCTATGAGCGCCAGACACACCGCGCCTTGCTGGCGCCGCTGGAAGACTACCTGGGCGACTTCGAAGTGGCGCGCGACTACCGCATCGTCACCGACGAGCGTTGCAACGCCGGTATCTACATCCAGGGCTTCAGCCAGGCCAGCCACGGGTTGAGCGATACGTTGCTGTCAGTACTGCCGATTCGCGCCGATGAAATTGCGGCGTCGTTGTATGCACTGGACCGTGGGCGCGGCAAGGGGCGTTCGGTGCAGGACCTGTTGCTCGCCACTGCCAGCTGA
- a CDS encoding sigma-70 family RNA polymerase sigma factor, whose product MTSTLSFCTQGPNAATWRSGVMLENYYRELVRFLNAKLGNRQVAEDVVHDAYVRVLERSSDTPIEQPRAFLYRTALNLVIDGHRRNALRQVEPLDVLDSEERFATCSPHTHHDHGQRLELLERALAELPPACRDSFLMRKLDGLTHVQIAERLCISRALVEKHIVNAMKHCRVRMREWEAH is encoded by the coding sequence ATCACCTCAACGCTGTCTTTTTGTACCCAGGGACCTAATGCCGCCACCTGGCGGTCGGGAGTCATGTTGGAAAACTACTATCGCGAGCTGGTGCGTTTCCTCAACGCCAAGCTGGGCAACCGTCAGGTGGCCGAGGATGTGGTGCATGACGCTTATGTCCGGGTGCTGGAGCGTTCCAGCGACACCCCCATCGAACAACCCCGCGCCTTTTTGTACCGCACCGCGCTCAATTTGGTGATCGACGGCCATCGGCGCAATGCCTTGCGCCAGGTCGAACCGTTGGACGTGCTGGACAGCGAAGAGCGTTTCGCTACCTGTTCGCCGCACACCCACCACGACCACGGCCAGCGCCTGGAACTGCTCGAGCGTGCGTTGGCCGAACTGCCGCCTGCCTGCCGCGACAGCTTCCTGATGCGCAAGCTCGACGGCCTGACCCACGTACAGATCGCCGAACGCCTGTGCATTTCCCGCGCTTTGGTGGAAAAACACATCGTCAACGCCATGAAGCACTGTCGGGTGCGGATGCGCGAGTGGGAAGCCCACTGA